The Budorcas taxicolor isolate Tak-1 unplaced genomic scaffold, Takin1.1 scaffold335, whole genome shotgun sequence DNA window TTCTAGTCTAGCCTCTGCCCATCAGTAAGCACTCAGGCCCCTGTGATGAGGCCCTGATTTCCCTACTGAGGATGTTTCCAGATTCCTCAGCTGTAAATGAAGTGGTTAGATTAGAAGGCTGTGGTCCTCTGCATACTAAATTTAGCATTGAAATTTATAGTTCAATGAAATCATCTCTCTGGAGCCACATTTGAAGGGAAAACAAGTAAGAGGGTGGAAGGCCTATTTAGAAACCATATGCAAAGTTTTGCAAGGTTTTAGAACTTTGGAGAGTTTTGTTATTTCACATCTACAGTAAGAAGTTCAACAATCCTCTAGAACAACAGTCGCCAGCCCTCTGGCACCTGGGACCAATCtcgtggaagataatttttccacggATGGGGGCGGGGAGGTTTCAGGATATTCAGGCACATTACATTTACTGCACACTCTATTTCTATTACTATTACATCagaccatcaggcattagatcctgctCTAGAGCTCATTGATTTGTCAGGAAGCTGTAACGCTCTAAGATGTGGGTTTGCGGACAGCTGAATTTACATGTTATCTGAAGCTGTGGGGTGAGGATCTAAAGACATGATGTTTTTgcttgctgctttttaaaaacgtTCTGTGATAAATGAGACTGATTCACTGTAAAATATACTTTCTCATCAAAAACGAGCATGACCCACATCCCCTTACTGCGAATCAtttaactaaaaaacaaacacaaagaaatcTTACGTGTTCTTAACTACAATCTGGTTCTACGGAGATCTTGACCTTTTTACCTAATTCTAGGTTAAGATGTTTCTGGAAATGTCTTACTGTTCACGCTTTCTAAATGTCTGGGCCACATTTATGATTACAGAAGAAACTATTTTGGTCATGAGGAAGGCAAGAAACAAGAGTATGCTAATCTTACAATTTCTAACTGTTGACCGTAGTCTTCACTTTCGATAACCTTGATCAGTGGCTTGAGtttttctttcagcttcttcCCTTCATTTACTGGAAGGATGAACCGAAGTCTCATGTGAGCACGTTctatcttcattttctcttttaactgCTTTATCACTTCCAAAGCCTATcaggacaaaatgaaaaaaatttcgcAATTTCTTTGTCTCTTCTGATGCATTAGTGAGGAAGGTATTCAAAATGAAGCAGTTTCCTTCTAGCTGGACTGGGCAATGGTTTTTTAGATGACATGAAGAATATTagcaactacagggaaaaaaatagataaactcaACTTTAAGACTAAAACTTTTGTGATTCAAAAAActgtcaagaaagtgaaaagacaactcacagaatatgagaaaatatgGGCAAATCATGCATTTGATTGGGTactagtatccaaaatatatagagaagtcttgggcttccctgatggcccagtggtaaagaatcaaatgtaggagacatgggtttgatccctgatctgggaagatcccatgctgcagagcaactgagcctctgtgccacaactattcagcttgtgctctagagccctcgctctgaaacaagaaaagccactgccatgagaagcccatgcactgaaaCTAGAGGAAagcatgtgcagcaacaaagacccagcacagccaaaaagaaacaaaattattatgtgtatatatgtgtgtgtatatatatataaaacaactcACCTGCTGTTTTGTGCTCTTGTTGGGTTTGACTGAATAGTGGATGTCCTTCATGGCTCTCTCAATAAGGATAACGGTGTATGGTCTCTTTGTTTCAGGGTTCACACATTTGTCGGCCACAATAGTTGCAATGTCCCTGAACATCTGCTCCAGCTGTGTGTGCCGTTCTTTATCTGACACTTGAACTTCTCCTTTAGTCAAAAtcttataaaaaaagaacaaaccaacAAGTTTAAGAAAGCAATGTCTTTGTTCCACACTATTTGTTAACTAACCACAGGAATGAAATACTGGGGGATAAGATTAAATTTCATCCTCTTCAGCTACTGCTATTTGGTAATAATTTGAGCTCTGCCTAAAGGAGGCACAGGATCACCTTGTTTTGAAATCTTACTTATTAGATGGGGGAAGGGGTAAAGGCAATCTTAGCAGAGGGTGGAAATGATGAaatactggaaaataaaaaaagttcTCTTTTCAGGTTTATTACACTACAGAAATATATAAGTGGACCAAAAAAAGGCAGTTTAGCAGATGATCAGATTTCTGGAGGCTTTTGCAAAAAATATCCATGTcctgggacttccatggtggtccaacTTCCAttgttaagagtccaccttgcaatgcaggggatgcaggttcgttccctgatgggggaacaaagatcctccatgccactgagcaactaagcccgtgatgcaattaagacccaacacagccaaataaataaatataaaaagaatccaTGTCCTGAATTATTAAAAGTGATATTGTACAGATCAAATTATTGCAAAGTAAATGTTcactccccccccccaaaaaaaaaccagTATATTATTAAAGCTTAACATACCTGTAACACAATACCTAATGCTAATGGATATCAGGGTCAGGGATGCTGCGGCCCTGAGAACtcacctgcttacagatttcagTCTGGTCATCTGTTCCAAATGCACTGATGAGATCTTCCTTCTTTGCAACCTGACCTTTGGAGACATTTACAAACACTGAGTGGGTCTGTAGCACTTCATCCAGGTCTTTTTCCCTTGTGAGGATAGAAGAGAAAGTCCTACGTGAGTACTCTTGAAACCTGGACGTTCATTCACACTTAAAAGACAAGATGGGCAATGATAATGTAAGAAACAACAAATACTCCTAAATGAGTCTCGATAACATTTTCAAAATCCAGA harbors:
- the LOC128071307 gene encoding ribosome maturation protein SBDS; the encoded protein is MSIFTPTNQIRLTNVAVVRMKRAGKRFEIACYKNKVVGWRSGVEKDLDEVLQTHSVFVNVSKGQVAKKEDLISAFGTDDQTEICKQILTKGEVQVSDKERHTQLEQMFRDIATIVADKCVNPETKRPYTVILIERAMKDIHYSVKPNKSTKQQALEVIKQLKEKMKIERAHMRLRFILPVNEGKKLKEKLKPLIKVIESEDYGQQLEIVCLIDPGCFREIDELIKKETKGKGSLEVLNLKDVEEGDEKFE